One window of the Calditrichota bacterium genome contains the following:
- a CDS encoding co-chaperone GroES, whose translation MKTRKHLVVIGDRVLIQPDSEEERTEVGLYLPKWAVERETVRGGRIIATGPGTPLPQPGDIENEPWKSYESNVQYLPMQVEIGDYAIFLRKSAIEIKFEGKNYLVVPQAAILVVVREEDFEDSV comes from the coding sequence TTGAAAACACGCAAACATTTGGTTGTTATTGGGGACCGCGTTCTTATTCAGCCCGATAGCGAGGAAGAGCGGACGGAAGTGGGGCTTTATCTGCCCAAATGGGCCGTTGAGCGGGAAACCGTCCGGGGAGGGCGCATTATCGCCACAGGTCCCGGAACACCCCTGCCTCAACCGGGCGACATTGAAAACGAACCCTGGAAATCCTACGAGAGCAACGTTCAATATTTGCCCATGCAGGTAGAAATCGGGGATTACGCCATCTTTTTAAGAAAATCGGCCATTGAAATTAAGTTTGAAGGCAAGAATTATCTCGTCGTGCCGCAGGCGGCCATTCTGGTGGTGGTGCGTGAAGAAGATTTTGAGGACAGCGTGTGA
- a CDS encoding methyltransferase: MIAKTFSGLEEVLAEELQQLGAQDIQVGKRAVSFWGNQELLYRANLYLRTALRILKPVAEFTVEDETDLYRGIRGMDWSAYLDVEGTLAVDGVVKSDRIRHSKYLALKVKDAIADQFREKFGRRPSVDVSDPTLRLNVYLYKDRCTVSLDSSGESLHRRGYRLESMQAPLNEVLAAGMILLSGWNRHSHFVDPMCGSGTIVIEAALYALNLPPNGQRKTFGFMKWKDFNSQLWQHVLGEVPQHKRSFDFEIVGADRSARALRVAKENIKRAGLEGVVTCVQASFESFLPPEGEGVLITNPPYGERMKKEAIGEFYKMIGDHLKQAFNGYDAWILSANRDALKRIGLRASQRHTLYNGGLLCKFQKYSMYAGSKKRKSGVQS; the protein is encoded by the coding sequence ATGATAGCCAAAACCTTCTCCGGATTGGAGGAGGTTCTGGCAGAAGAACTACAGCAACTGGGAGCGCAGGACATTCAGGTCGGGAAAAGGGCGGTTTCGTTTTGGGGAAACCAGGAGCTGCTTTACCGGGCGAATCTTTACCTGCGCACCGCCCTGAGAATTTTAAAACCGGTCGCCGAGTTCACGGTTGAAGACGAAACGGATCTTTACAGGGGAATCCGGGGCATGGACTGGAGTGCCTATTTGGACGTTGAAGGGACTCTGGCCGTGGACGGCGTGGTCAAATCGGATCGGATCCGGCATTCCAAATATCTGGCATTAAAGGTGAAGGATGCGATCGCCGACCAATTCCGGGAAAAATTCGGACGGAGGCCCTCTGTGGATGTGTCTGATCCCACACTTCGCCTGAATGTGTACCTCTACAAGGATCGGTGCACGGTTTCTCTGGACAGCTCGGGTGAGTCCCTTCACAGGCGGGGATATCGGCTGGAATCGATGCAGGCACCCCTCAACGAGGTGTTGGCCGCCGGAATGATCCTCCTCTCCGGGTGGAACCGGCACTCCCATTTTGTCGATCCCATGTGTGGCTCCGGGACGATTGTGATTGAAGCCGCCTTGTACGCGTTGAATCTTCCGCCCAATGGCCAACGCAAAACATTCGGTTTTATGAAATGGAAGGATTTCAACTCGCAGCTTTGGCAGCACGTTTTGGGGGAAGTTCCTCAACACAAGCGTTCTTTTGATTTCGAGATTGTGGGAGCCGACCGGTCCGCTCGTGCGTTACGGGTTGCTAAAGAAAATATCAAACGAGCCGGTTTGGAAGGGGTCGTCACATGCGTTCAGGCATCTTTTGAATCCTTTTTGCCGCCTGAAGGAGAGGGTGTTCTGATCACAAATCCGCCTTACGGGGAACGCATGAAAAAAGAGGCCATCGGCGAGTTCTACAAAATGATCGGAGATCATTTGAAACAGGCCTTCAACGGTTACGATGCCTGGATTTTGAGTGCGAACCGGGACGCGCTAAAGCGAATTGGGTTGAGAGCTTCGCAAAGACACACGCTTTACAATGGGGGACTTTTGTGTAAATTCCAAAAATACAGCATGTACGCAGGAAGCAAAAAGAGGAAAAGTGGGGTGCAATCGTAA
- a CDS encoding electron transfer flavoprotein subunit beta/FixA family protein, whose amino-acid sequence MKIVVCMKQVPDTETKVRIGPDGKTIDPTDVNYVVNPYDEYAIEEALRIKEATGDSEVTILTLGPDRAINAIRTALAMGADKAIHLKTDDKYLDSHAVATALANELKTLEYDLILTGKQAVDDDSAQVGPRVAALLDIPCATVVTKLTIENGTFTANREVEGGIEVVEGTLPALITAQKGLNEPRYASLKGIMMAKKKPVDEKEPQFDEAKVEILKMEYPPERKGGRIVGKDADAVPELVRLLHEEAKVI is encoded by the coding sequence GTGAAGATAGTAGTGTGCATGAAGCAAGTCCCAGACACTGAGACGAAGGTTCGGATTGGTCCCGATGGCAAGACAATTGATCCGACGGACGTCAATTATGTGGTAAATCCATATGATGAATACGCCATTGAAGAAGCGTTGCGCATTAAAGAAGCAACAGGCGACAGCGAAGTAACCATTTTGACGCTTGGTCCCGACCGGGCGATAAACGCAATACGTACTGCCCTGGCGATGGGTGCCGACAAAGCAATCCATTTGAAAACAGACGACAAATATTTGGATTCACACGCCGTGGCCACCGCCCTGGCGAACGAGTTGAAAACCCTGGAATATGATTTGATTTTAACCGGAAAGCAGGCTGTGGACGACGATTCCGCTCAAGTGGGGCCGAGAGTCGCTGCGTTGTTGGACATTCCCTGTGCGACGGTTGTTACCAAATTGACCATAGAAAATGGCACATTTACCGCCAATCGCGAAGTGGAGGGCGGCATTGAAGTTGTTGAAGGAACCTTGCCCGCACTAATTACCGCACAAAAGGGACTTAACGAACCCCGGTATGCCTCGCTGAAGGGCATTATGATGGCCAAGAAAAAACCCGTTGACGAAAAAGAACCCCAGTTTGACGAAGCAAAAGTGGAAATCCTGAAAATGGAATATCCTCCGGAACGCAAAGGCGGACGTATTGTTGGAAAGGATGCGGATGCCGTTCCCGAGCTGGTTCGTCTTCTTCACGAAGAAGCCAAGGTTATTTAA
- a CDS encoding electron transfer flavoprotein subunit alpha/FixB family protein, translating into MAGNVLIVAEQRKGQFRKAAYEVATAGRKVADDLGGSVTALVFGKDVSGMAAELGAYGVDNVRVAENDLFDNYAPEGFVKVILDTIAQLNPEVVLFGATSQGKDLAPRVASKLGVGLASDCTGLQVEGGKLIAKRPVYAGKAFIQLAFKANPQMASLRPKAFTAEIKEEGKTAPVEKVSVSVDASELKTKVKEFQETGGGKIELTEADIIVSGGRGMKGPENFKMLEELADLLGGAVGASRAAVDAGWRPHSDQVGQTGKTVSPNLYIAVGISGAIQHLAGMGSSKVIVAINKDPEAPIFQKADYGIVADLFDVVPKLIEEVKKLKN; encoded by the coding sequence ATGGCTGGTAATGTGCTGATTGTTGCAGAGCAACGCAAGGGGCAATTTCGAAAAGCGGCCTACGAAGTGGCTACTGCCGGCAGAAAGGTTGCGGATGATTTAGGCGGCAGCGTAACGGCATTGGTTTTTGGAAAGGATGTCTCGGGTATGGCTGCCGAATTGGGTGCCTATGGCGTAGATAACGTCCGGGTGGCTGAAAATGATTTGTTTGATAACTACGCACCCGAGGGTTTTGTGAAGGTTATTCTGGACACGATCGCTCAGTTGAATCCCGAAGTTGTTCTTTTCGGAGCTACCTCGCAGGGCAAAGACCTGGCACCGAGAGTGGCGTCCAAACTGGGCGTCGGGCTGGCTTCGGATTGTACGGGTTTGCAGGTAGAGGGCGGAAAATTGATTGCCAAACGTCCGGTGTACGCAGGAAAGGCCTTTATTCAGCTGGCCTTCAAAGCCAATCCTCAAATGGCCAGTCTGCGTCCAAAAGCGTTTACGGCTGAAATAAAAGAAGAGGGAAAAACAGCGCCGGTTGAGAAGGTGTCCGTATCGGTAGATGCTTCCGAATTAAAGACGAAAGTGAAAGAATTTCAGGAGACCGGCGGCGGAAAAATCGAATTGACGGAGGCCGATATTATTGTTTCCGGCGGCCGCGGAATGAAGGGCCCGGAGAATTTCAAAATGCTGGAAGAGCTGGCCGATTTACTGGGCGGCGCCGTGGGTGCGTCTCGTGCTGCCGTTGATGCCGGCTGGCGTCCGCATTCGGATCAGGTAGGGCAAACCGGTAAAACCGTGTCGCCGAATCTCTACATCGCCGTGGGAATTTCCGGTGCCATTCAGCATCTGGCGGGAATGGGGTCTTCGAAAGTCATTGTTGCCATTAACAAGGATCCGGAAGCCCCCATTTTCCAGAAGGCGGATTACGGGATTGTTGCGGATCTGTTTGACGTGGTTCCCAAATTAATCGAAGAAGTGAAAAAGCTGAAAAACTAA
- a CDS encoding SPOR domain-containing protein has protein sequence MMKNRSFVFLIIIGFVTLYLFGCAGTAPVSRTKTEGKSGTAVKGEASQIEDLNPQSLPDQLFVVKENPQSAQAPSTKSEQAASAQPGESVKETVKMVPGYRIQIAALSNQEEAMDIRKDAMLKFANQEVYLIFDPPYYKIRVGDFLTRYDAEKLQKEAIKMGYKDAWIVRTRVKSIQSAAE, from the coding sequence ATGATGAAAAATCGATCCTTTGTTTTTTTGATAATAATCGGATTCGTTACGCTTTATTTGTTTGGATGCGCCGGAACGGCGCCCGTTTCCCGAACAAAAACTGAAGGAAAATCAGGTACTGCCGTGAAGGGAGAGGCGTCTCAAATTGAGGATTTGAATCCTCAATCCCTGCCGGATCAGCTCTTTGTTGTGAAAGAGAATCCACAATCTGCCCAAGCGCCTTCGACAAAAAGCGAGCAGGCGGCGTCTGCTCAACCGGGAGAATCCGTAAAGGAAACGGTTAAAATGGTACCCGGATACCGCATCCAAATTGCCGCGCTTTCCAATCAGGAAGAGGCCATGGATATTCGGAAAGACGCCATGCTTAAATTTGCCAACCAGGAAGTCTACTTGATTTTTGATCCCCCGTATTACAAAATACGCGTGGGCGATTTTCTGACCCGCTACGATGCGGAAAAACTGCAAAAGGAAGCGATCAAAATGGGATACAAGGACGCGTGGATCGTGCGAACCCGGGTAAAATCG